One window of the Salvia miltiorrhiza cultivar Shanhuang (shh) chromosome 6, IMPLAD_Smil_shh, whole genome shotgun sequence genome contains the following:
- the LOC130989405 gene encoding protein FAR1-RELATED SEQUENCE 5-like: MAEDQTKSRESIDLNRVLGFEESDDDVSSGPKNDPKEASDAAKEKVEFHSDAHECDENGEDGVSGEKDAHDEVFDKLTVPEWEEMLAVGSTLSTNLVHIFGYCLTYSHKKGFSVRRGDEKRFGQRGDIRLKQFLCSSSGLTDMKRQKTSSGVYKKMVTRTNCAAQLVVSRKDEGPFVVSIFETVHNHELIATDMSYMLRSNRNLNIGHQSVLQAMKDAGIGVSVACKFMKKESGGVPNVGFTRKDAYNHIDRVKRLSKLANEDASDVVKYFASKSNAEPFFFWKHECDEDGRLMNFFFRDSRSALDYESFGDVLSLDTTYRTNRYNLICAPFVGINHHSQNVMFGMAFLSDETTDTLKWLLQTFLESMHGKEPGLIYTDQALALMKAIDETFTSAKHRLCQWHISQNAPGHFGNLNGNKEFKELWYKCMNGVALRRSGRRHGAT; encoded by the exons ATGGCCGAGGATCAAACGAAG TCTAGGGAAAGCATTGATTTGAATCGAGTACTGGGTTTCGAAGAGAGTGACGACGACGTCTCAAGCGGTCCAAAAAATGATCCAAAAGAGGCGTCTGATGCTGCTAAAGAAAAAGTAGAGTTTCACTCTGATGCACATGAATGTGACGAGAATGGTGAAGATGGTGTTTCTGGTGAGAAGGATGCACATGATGaagtttttgataaattaaccgTTCCCGAATGGGAGGAAATGCTTGCTGTGGGATCTACACTAAGCACAAATCTGGTCCACATTTTTGGATATTGTCTTACATATTCACATAAAAAAGGTTTCAGTGTTCGGAGGGGGGATGAGAAAAGGTTTGGTCAAAGAGGTGATATCCGATTAAAACAATTCCTTTGTTCCAGTAGTGGTTTGACGGATATGAAGCGTCAGAAGACAAGTTCGGGGGTTTACAAGAAAATGGTTACTAGAACCAATTGTGCGGCTCAATTGGTGGTATCAAGAAAGGATGAAGGGCCATTCGTTGTGTCCATTTTCGAAACGGTGCATAACCATGAGTTGATAGCAACTGACATGTCGTACATGCTGAGATCAAACCGGAATCTGAACATTGGTCATCAGTCTGTTCTGCAAGCTATGAAAGATGCTGGTATTGGCGTTAGTGTTGCTTGCAAGTTCatgaaaaaggaaagtggggGTGTACCCAATGTTGGTTTCACAAGGAAGGATGCATATAATCACATTGATCGTGTGAAGCGGTTATCCAAATTGGCAAATGAGGATGCTTCGGATGTGGTTAAATACTTCGCCAGTAAATCTAATGCAGAGCCTTTTTTCTTCTGGAAGCACGAATGTGATGAGGATGGAAGATTGATGAATTTCTTTTTCAGGGATTCTAGAAGTGCGTTAGACTATGAATCATTTGGTGATGTTTTATCTTTAGACACTACATATCGCACGAATCGGTATAATCTGATTTGTGCTCCTTTTGTTGGCATAAATCATCACTCTCAAAATGTCATGTTCGGAATGGCCTTTCTCTCTGATGAAACCACGGATACATTGAAGTGGTTGTTGCAGACCTTTCTTGAGTCTATGCATGGCAAAGAGCCAGGGTTAATATACACTGATCAGGCATTGGCTCTGATGAAGGCCATTGACGAAACTTTTACGAGTGCGAAGCATCGCTTGTGCCAATGGCATATCAGTCAGAATGCACCTGGGCATTTTGGAAACTTGAATGGCAACAAGGAGTTCAAAGAATTGTGGTATAAATGCATGAACGGGGTTGCACTGAGACGGAGTGGGAGGAGACATGGAGCAACATGA
- the LOC130990863 gene encoding actin-binding protein wsp1-like — translation MADSHRGRTVDSYCPLAVAARSFSSVLKAAPPPARRLAVASSPPLLRPPRPATRCRHPRLPRSLGRWNQAQQRKHAAAPSPPPLLHGRSAAAVQRHGHRLGRREPLELLLLRRESTDLAFSRSSRSELPPPLACTESPPTAAASPRVDGSGVAAGSSGGQWLAGGAPPPAAAVGSKSPAAASPGAAVAIGDNRGSVAVRQPPATTSHRGCPPPDLDSHTQTANTKGFCARIIYCNCSNKSFNSFLVTSVHKYIFSNCKSMNLLLIFFIYQSICKSELMSMCWYSGVDVYN, via the exons ATGGCTGATTCTCACAGAGGTAGAACTGTGGATTCTTACT GTCCGTTGGCTGTTGCTGCACGCTCATTTTCTTCTGTGCTGAA ggcggcgccgcctccggcgcgccgcctcgccgtcgcctcctccCCTCCTCTCCTTCGGCCACCGCGACCAGCCACCAGGTGTCGCCACCCTCGACTCCCTCGCTCCCTCGGCCGCTGGAACCAGGCGCAGCAGCGCAAgcacgccgccgctccgtcgcctccgcctctcctccatggcagatccgccgccgccgttcaacgccacggccaCCGCTTGGGTCGACgggagccgctggagctgctgctgcttcgccgggagtcgacggatctggccttcagccgttcgtctcgctcggagctcccgccgccgttggcttgcacggagtcgccgccgactgcaGCTGCTTCGCCGAGAGTCGACGGATCTGGAGTTGCTGCaggctcgtccggtggtcagtggctcgctggaggagcgccgccgccggccgctgctgttggcagcaagagcccggcagccgcctctcccggagccgccgtcgcc atcggagacaaccgcggctccgtcgccgtccgtcaaccgccggcgacgacgagccaccgaggctgccctccccctgacctcgactcacacacgcaaacagccaacacaaagggtttttgtgcgagaatcatatactgtaattgctcaaataaaagttttaactctttccttgtaacttcagttcacaagtacatatttagtaactgtaaatctatgaatttgctactcattttcttcatttatcaaagcatatgtaaatctgagttaatgagcatgtgttggtattctggagttgatgtatacaattga